From Kwoniella shandongensis chromosome 2, complete sequence, the proteins below share one genomic window:
- a CDS encoding 40S ribosomal protein uS10 encodes MADYKEDLEKTGAAGGVKIHKIRITLTSKNVKPLEKFCADLVARAKDRELQVKGPVRLPTKVLKHTTRKTPCGEGSKTWDRYEMRIHKRLIDLNSSADVVKQITSISLEPGVEVEVTIAA; translated from the exons ATGGCCGATTACAAGGAAGACCTCGAGAAGACCGGTGCCGCTGGTGGTGTCAAGATCCACAAGATCCGAATCACCTTGACTAGCAAGAACGTCAAGCCCCTTGAGAAGT TCTGCGCCGACCTCGTCGCCCGTGCTAAGGACCGAGAGCTCCAGGTCAAGGGTCCCGTCCGACTCCCCACCAAGGTCCTCAAGCACACCACCCGAAAGAC CCCCTGTGGTGAGGGTTCCAAGACTTGGGACCGATACGAGATGAGGATCCACAAGCGATTGATCGACCTCAACTCTTCCGCCGACGTCGTCAAGCagatcacctccatctctctcgagCCCGgagtggaggtcgaggtcacCATCGctgct TAA
- a CDS encoding thioredoxin, which translates to MFTQLVRSARPATASFRSTGVAVRTFHSTRIARDHFLDANEDAFTKRALDESSAKPVLVDFYAAWCQPCRVLTPLLKGVTGPESDYDLMTVDVDEHPDLAAKYKVTALPTVVAFKNGAVKNKFVGFKGLADINKFLGLL; encoded by the exons ATGTTCACTCAACTTGTCCGTTCTGCTCGACCTGCAACTGCTTCTTTCCGATCAACAGGCGTTGCTGTACGAACTTTCCACTCTACGAGAATAGCTCGTGATCATTTCCTCGATGCGAACGAAGAT GCATTCACAAAACGAGCGTTAGATGAATCAAGCGCAAAACCCGTTCTTGTTGATTTCTACGCTGC CTGGTGTCAACCTTGTCGAGTCCTCACTCCTCTATTGAAAGGCGTCACAGGACCTGAATCGGACTATGATCTGATGACCGTCGATGTGGACGAACATCCCGATTTGGCAGCAAAATACAAG GTCACAGCTTTGCCTACCGTTGTTGCATTCAAGAATGGGGCTGTGAAGAACaagtttg TCGGATTCAAGGGACTAGCAGATATCAACAAGTTTTTGGGCCTGCTCTGA
- a CDS encoding tRNA pseudouridine(55) synthase: MPKAASTPSLPLNGLFPIAKPSGPSSMKCIDSITPLLLDSRLFDDPVKRSQPQSRNKRKKNLTHMGLKIGQGGTLDPLADGVLVIGVNRGTKHLNQFLECSKEYESIGLLGATTTSFDSHDPVISTASWEHVTKEDIEKVLDQFRGEILQTPPIFSALKMDGKPLYEYAREGKPLPRPIPVRKCQVSIDLVDFRPASVAPGDGGHEYHWPTERLDAEGKKMFRKLTDIVSEAQHKGEGAAASAADAEEEAANNNNADSAVPTTTTGEGEDAKVKVVEPLMPDLEAPDYPEISPKTGLRPPTFTVRMTVSSGTYVRSIVHDIGVALGCGAHVVKLTRTRQGEFSLHGDEEVLSAISTASPEVGTSKVEGGEESSLAIPDGPTGGCVPWNVWERAIADHEAEKANEEKERKEAIASGMSAEDIHMYYSKEAVEKKKREGELKEWEKEVLRRFKPVPVPINGGHGFHPV; encoded by the exons ATGCCTAAAGCTGCTTCGACACCGTCGTTACCCCTCAATGGGTTGTTTCCTATCGCAAAGCCCTCGGGTCCCAGCTC AATGAAATGTATCGATTCTATCactcccctccttctcgactcACGACTCTTCGATGATCCCGTAAAACGATCTCAACCACAATCGCGaaacaagaggaagaagaacctgACGCATATGGGGTTGAAGATTGGACAAGGAGGTACTTTGGACCCGTTAGCCGATGGCGTCCTAG TGATTGGTGTGAATAGGGGAACGAAGCATCTTAACCAGTTCCTTGAATGTTCAAAA GAATACGAATCGATCGGTCTTCTGGGCGCTACGACAACATCGTTCGACTCGCATGATCCTGTCATCTCGACCGCTTCTTGGGAACATGtgacgaaggaggatatCGAAAAGGTGTTGGACCAGTTCCGAGGAGAGATCTTGCAGACCCCGCCTAT CTTCTCCGCTCTGAAAATGGACGGAAAACCGCTCTACGAATACGCACGAGAGGGTAAACCCCTTCCTCGACCTATCCCGGTTCGAAAATGTCAAGTCTcgatcgatcttgtcgatttCAGACCTGCTTCTGTGGCACCCGGAGACGGAGGACACGAGTATCATTGGCCGACCGAGAGATTAGATgcagagggaaagaagatgtTTAGAAAGTTGACGGATATCGTTTCGGAAGCTCAACATAAGGGTGAAGGTGCAGCAGCTTCAGCAGCGGacgcagaagaggaagctgccaacaacaacaacgcgGATTCGGCTGTTCCTACCACTACTactggagaaggggaggacgCCAAAGTCAAGGTTGTGGAACCTCTCATGCCGGATCTCGAAGCACCTGATTATCCTGAGATCTCACCAAAGACGGGATTACGACCGCCCACATTTACCGTTCGAATGACAGTATCGAGCGGAACCTATGTCCGATCGATCGTGCATGATATCGGAGTAGCACTGGGTTGCGGTGCTCATGTTGTGAAACTCACTCGAACAAGGCAGGGCGAGTTCTCATTACatggtgacgaagaggtctTATCGGCGATATCGACAGCCAGTCCAGAGGTCGGTACGAGCAAAGTCGAAGGCGGCGAGGAGTCCTCGCTTGCGATTCCTGATGGACCGACAGGCGGATGTGTCCCGTGGAACGTATGGGAACGAGCGATCGCCGACCACGAAGCTGAAAAGGCcaacgaggagaaagaacgtAAAGAAGCGATCGCAAGTGGGATGAGCGCGGAAGATATACATATGTATTATAGCAAAGAGGCTGTcgagaagaaaaagagagaaggggagttgAAAGAgtgggagaaagaagtgTTGAGGAGGTTCAAACCTGTTCCAGTTCCCATCAATGGGGGTCATGGGTTCCATCCCGTCTAA